The following coding sequences lie in one Kribbella sp. NBC_00709 genomic window:
- the adh gene encoding aldehyde dehydrogenase, translated as MTIFAAPGQDGSPVTYKSRYEHYIGGEWVPPVKGQYFENPTPVTGENFTEIARGTADDVERALDAAHGAAPAWGRTSPAERANILNKIADRVEANLELLAVAESWDNGKAVRETLGADMPLVIDHFRYFAGALRAQEGSVSVIDDDTIAYHFHEPLGVVGQIIPWNFPILMATWKLAPALAAGNTVVLKPAEQTPASIHVFLELIQDLLPPGVLNIVNGFGVEAGKPLASSNRVAKVAFTGETTTGRLIMQYASENIIPVTLELGGKSPNVFFADVASSKDDFYDKALEGFAMFALNQGEVCTCPSRALIQSSIYDGFLADAVGRTKAIKMGNPLDTETMMGAQASNDQYEKILAYIAIGKEEGARVVTGGDRAELDGDLSGGYYVQPTIFEGDNKMRIFQEEIFGPVVSVTRFDDYADAMKIANDTLYGLGAGVWSRDINTAYRAGREIQAGRVWTNSYHTYPAHAAFGGYKNSGIGRENHKMMLDHYQQTKNLLVSYSPNKLGFF; from the coding sequence ATGACGATCTTCGCAGCTCCCGGGCAGGATGGCAGCCCGGTCACTTATAAATCGCGCTACGAGCACTACATCGGCGGCGAATGGGTGCCACCGGTCAAGGGCCAGTACTTCGAGAACCCGACTCCCGTCACCGGGGAGAACTTCACCGAGATCGCGCGCGGTACGGCGGACGACGTCGAGCGCGCACTCGACGCCGCCCATGGTGCCGCGCCGGCCTGGGGCCGTACGTCGCCGGCCGAACGGGCGAACATCCTGAACAAGATCGCCGACCGGGTCGAGGCCAACCTCGAACTGCTCGCGGTCGCCGAGTCCTGGGACAACGGCAAGGCCGTGCGCGAGACGCTCGGCGCGGACATGCCGCTGGTCATCGACCACTTCCGGTACTTCGCCGGCGCGCTCCGGGCCCAGGAGGGTTCGGTGTCGGTGATCGACGACGACACCATCGCCTACCACTTCCACGAGCCGCTCGGCGTGGTCGGGCAGATCATCCCGTGGAACTTCCCGATCCTGATGGCGACCTGGAAGCTGGCGCCCGCGCTGGCGGCCGGCAACACCGTCGTACTGAAGCCGGCCGAGCAGACCCCGGCATCGATCCACGTGTTCCTGGAGCTGATCCAGGATCTGCTGCCGCCCGGCGTGCTCAACATCGTCAACGGGTTCGGCGTCGAGGCCGGCAAACCGCTTGCCTCAAGCAACAGAGTTGCCAAGGTCGCGTTCACTGGTGAGACCACGACCGGCCGGCTGATCATGCAGTACGCCTCGGAGAACATCATCCCGGTCACGCTCGAGCTCGGCGGCAAGAGCCCGAACGTGTTCTTCGCCGACGTCGCGTCGTCGAAGGACGACTTCTACGACAAGGCGCTCGAGGGCTTCGCGATGTTCGCGCTGAACCAGGGCGAGGTCTGCACCTGCCCGTCCCGGGCGCTGATCCAGTCGTCGATCTACGACGGGTTCCTGGCCGACGCGGTGGGCCGGACCAAGGCGATCAAGATGGGCAACCCGCTCGACACCGAGACGATGATGGGCGCGCAGGCCAGCAACGACCAGTACGAGAAGATCCTGGCCTATATCGCGATCGGCAAGGAAGAGGGCGCTCGCGTGGTCACCGGCGGCGACCGCGCCGAGCTCGACGGCGACCTGTCCGGCGGGTACTACGTCCAGCCGACGATCTTCGAGGGCGACAACAAGATGCGGATCTTCCAGGAGGAGATCTTCGGACCGGTTGTCTCGGTGACCAGGTTCGACGACTACGCCGACGCGATGAAGATCGCCAACGACACCCTCTACGGCCTCGGCGCGGGTGTCTGGTCGCGGGACATCAACACGGCGTACCGGGCCGGTCGGGAGATCCAGGCCGGCCGGGTCTGGACGAACTCGTACCACACCTATCCCGCGCACGCGGCGTTCGGCGGCTACAAGAACTCCGGCATCGGCCGGGAGAACCACAAGATGATGCTCGACCACTATCAGCAGACCAAGAACCTGCTGGTCAGCTACAGCCCGAACAAACTCGGGTTCTTCTGA
- a CDS encoding GAF domain-containing protein translates to MDQREQARRLSELYDEVLGGMRAPGAPRPLVAASWERSLAAAVDPELDQPPVVVDHEMVETLRESHPLRAVLPVLRQTLTTIADEASHIMIITDAQGMILWREGSAEVKRQADRIALSEGAVWSEDQIGTNGMGTALAVGEPVQIHSAEHLVRRIHEWTCAAAPVHDPDTGKLLGAVDVSGPLRTVHPAMVALVTAAAQLAEGQLRVRMAAADEMLRARNMRHLMALGDAPGALLTPTGRVLAVQPLEWLPNRLVVPEGADRIDLGDGREGLVERLDEGYLLRMPGTPVRRSRPSLQLKLLGSGQPTAIVGGREIALTLRRAEVLALLLLHPSGLTAEQLMLQLYGDEGNPTTVRAEMHRLRNLLGGGVLDTKPYRIIADVTGDVTQVQAALRNGNLDTALNLYVGPLLTRSDAPALRAERDELDATIRRAALDARSSDALWQFAQTPTGAEDLEIFESLAAALTPDDPRHAAVAARLDRLER, encoded by the coding sequence ATGGATCAACGGGAGCAGGCCCGCCGGCTGAGCGAGTTGTACGACGAGGTGCTCGGCGGCATGCGGGCGCCGGGCGCGCCGCGGCCGCTCGTCGCCGCGTCCTGGGAGCGCTCCCTGGCGGCCGCCGTCGACCCGGAGCTGGATCAGCCGCCCGTCGTCGTCGACCACGAGATGGTCGAGACGCTGCGCGAGAGCCATCCGCTCCGCGCGGTCCTCCCGGTCCTGCGGCAGACGCTGACCACGATCGCCGACGAGGCGTCGCACATCATGATCATCACCGACGCGCAGGGCATGATCCTGTGGCGCGAGGGCTCCGCCGAGGTCAAACGCCAGGCCGATCGGATCGCGCTCTCCGAGGGTGCGGTGTGGTCCGAGGACCAGATCGGCACGAACGGCATGGGTACGGCGCTCGCCGTCGGGGAGCCCGTGCAGATCCACTCGGCCGAGCATCTCGTCCGCCGGATCCACGAGTGGACCTGTGCGGCCGCGCCGGTCCACGACCCCGACACCGGCAAGCTGCTCGGCGCGGTCGACGTCTCCGGGCCGCTGCGCACGGTCCATCCCGCCATGGTCGCGCTGGTGACGGCGGCCGCCCAGCTCGCCGAAGGTCAGCTGCGGGTCCGGATGGCCGCGGCCGACGAGATGCTCCGGGCCCGCAACATGCGGCACCTGATGGCGCTCGGCGACGCACCGGGCGCCTTGCTGACCCCGACCGGCCGCGTGCTCGCCGTACAGCCGCTCGAGTGGTTGCCCAATCGGCTCGTCGTCCCCGAGGGCGCCGATCGGATCGATCTCGGCGACGGGCGCGAAGGTCTGGTCGAGCGACTCGACGAGGGCTACCTGCTCCGCATGCCTGGTACGCCGGTACGCCGTTCGCGACCGTCGCTCCAGCTGAAGCTGCTCGGCTCCGGTCAGCCGACCGCGATCGTCGGCGGCCGCGAGATCGCGCTCACGCTGCGGCGAGCCGAAGTACTTGCACTGTTATTACTGCACCCGTCCGGTCTCACCGCGGAGCAGCTGATGCTCCAGCTGTACGGCGACGAGGGCAACCCGACGACCGTGCGTGCCGAGATGCACCGCCTGCGGAACCTGCTCGGCGGCGGCGTACTCGACACCAAGCCGTACCGGATCATCGCCGACGTCACCGGCGACGTGACCCAGGTGCAGGCCGCGCTCCGCAACGGCAACCTGGACACGGCCCTCAACCTGTACGTCGGCCCGCTGCTCACCCGCTCAGATGCCCCGGCCCTCCGCGCCGAACGCGACGAACTCGACGCCACCATCCGGCGCGCCGCCCTCGACGCCCGCAGTTCCGACGCGCTCTGGCAGTTCGCCCAGACACCGACGGGCGCCGAGGATCTGGAGATCTTCGAGTCCCTCGCCGCCGCCCTGACACCCGACGATCCCCGGCACGCCGCGGTCGCGGCCCGACTCGACCGCCTCGAACGCTGA
- a CDS encoding (Fe-S)-binding protein yields the protein MQILAIVVSLAVTLVAVALFGKTIGHIVSVIKLGQPAGRTDDPGKRTVTLAKETLGHTRMLQWSHIGVMHWFVAFGFIGLFLTLVTAFGQLFDPHWALPIIGHWFVFEWVSEALTWTGLLSIIGLMAIRLRNLPRRSGGEDGRYSRFYGSTSWQAYYVEYTILGVLICIALLRGLEYQLGDGEKFHFPMTFFIGSGLFGGLSEHGLENAVYLVAMIKILISFAWMITISLNATMGVAWHRFTAWPNIWFKRKADGGTALGALQPIMVNGAPIDFENIEELDEDAALGVGKVEDFTWKGLLDFTTCTECGRCQSQCPAWNTDKPLSPKLIMMGLREHAYAKAPYLLASDDDARKSLPELVLAEQDKPLVGPADVAVIDEEALWACTSCGACVQQCPVDIEHVDAIMDMRRYQVLIESSFPSELNGLFKGLENKGNPWNMNPSGRMDWAKDLPFEVKQVGTDVESLDEVDYLFWVGCAGAFEDRAKKTTQAVAELLNIAGVTFAVLGDGETCTGDPARRSGNEFVFQQLAMQNAEVFKETKVRKVVSTCAHCFNTLKNEYSQLGVELDVIHHTQLLNRLVRDGKLTPVAAADSSLNGQKITYHDPCYLGRHNQVYDAPRELLDIIPGAQYAEMPRNQTKSFCCGAGGARMWMEEKLGTRINLNRTTEAVETGADKIATGCPFCRVMLSDGLTAKQADGSARESVEVQDVAQLLLASVKRGE from the coding sequence ATGCAGATCCTCGCCATCGTCGTCTCGCTAGCGGTGACGCTCGTCGCCGTCGCGCTGTTCGGCAAGACGATCGGCCACATCGTGTCCGTCATCAAGCTCGGGCAGCCGGCCGGCCGGACCGACGACCCGGGCAAGCGGACCGTCACCCTGGCCAAGGAGACCCTCGGCCACACCCGGATGCTGCAGTGGAGCCACATCGGGGTGATGCACTGGTTCGTCGCGTTCGGGTTCATCGGGCTGTTCCTGACGCTGGTGACGGCGTTCGGCCAGCTCTTCGACCCGCACTGGGCGTTGCCGATCATCGGGCACTGGTTCGTGTTCGAGTGGGTCAGCGAGGCCCTCACCTGGACCGGTCTGCTGTCGATCATCGGGCTGATGGCGATCCGCCTCCGCAACCTGCCGCGCCGATCGGGTGGCGAGGACGGCCGGTACTCCCGGTTCTACGGCTCGACCTCCTGGCAGGCGTACTACGTCGAGTACACGATCCTCGGCGTACTGATCTGTATCGCGCTGCTGCGTGGCCTCGAGTACCAGCTCGGCGACGGCGAAAAGTTCCATTTCCCGATGACGTTCTTCATCGGCTCCGGCCTGTTCGGCGGTCTGAGCGAGCACGGGCTGGAGAACGCGGTCTACCTGGTCGCGATGATCAAGATCCTGATCTCGTTCGCGTGGATGATCACGATCTCGCTGAACGCCACGATGGGCGTCGCCTGGCACCGGTTCACCGCCTGGCCGAACATCTGGTTCAAGCGCAAGGCCGACGGCGGTACGGCGCTGGGCGCACTGCAGCCGATCATGGTCAACGGCGCACCGATCGACTTCGAGAACATCGAGGAGCTCGACGAGGACGCGGCGCTGGGCGTCGGCAAGGTCGAGGACTTCACCTGGAAGGGCCTGCTCGACTTCACCACCTGCACCGAGTGCGGGCGGTGCCAGTCGCAGTGCCCGGCCTGGAACACCGACAAGCCGCTGTCGCCGAAGCTGATCATGATGGGCCTGCGCGAGCACGCCTACGCCAAAGCGCCGTACCTGCTGGCGAGCGACGACGACGCGCGCAAGTCGCTGCCGGAGCTGGTGCTGGCCGAGCAGGACAAGCCGTTGGTCGGTCCCGCGGATGTCGCCGTGATCGACGAGGAAGCGTTGTGGGCCTGTACGTCGTGCGGCGCGTGCGTGCAGCAGTGCCCCGTCGACATCGAGCACGTCGACGCGATCATGGACATGCGCCGGTACCAGGTGCTGATCGAGTCGTCGTTCCCGTCCGAGCTCAACGGGCTGTTCAAGGGCCTGGAGAACAAGGGCAACCCGTGGAACATGAACCCGTCCGGCCGGATGGACTGGGCCAAGGATCTGCCGTTCGAGGTCAAGCAGGTCGGCACCGACGTCGAGTCGCTGGACGAGGTCGACTACCTGTTCTGGGTCGGCTGCGCGGGTGCGTTCGAGGACCGCGCGAAGAAGACCACGCAGGCCGTGGCCGAGCTGCTGAACATCGCCGGCGTGACCTTCGCCGTACTGGGTGACGGCGAGACCTGCACCGGCGACCCGGCCCGGCGGTCCGGTAACGAGTTCGTCTTCCAGCAGCTGGCGATGCAGAACGCCGAAGTCTTCAAGGAGACGAAGGTGCGCAAGGTCGTGTCGACCTGTGCGCACTGCTTCAACACCTTGAAGAACGAGTACTCCCAGCTCGGCGTCGAGCTCGACGTCATCCACCACACCCAGCTGCTGAACCGCCTGGTCCGCGACGGCAAGCTGACCCCGGTCGCGGCGGCTGATAGCTCCCTCAACGGCCAGAAGATCACGTACCACGACCCGTGCTATCTCGGCCGCCACAACCAGGTGTACGACGCCCCGCGCGAACTGCTCGACATCATCCCGGGCGCGCAGTACGCCGAGATGCCCCGCAACCAGACCAAGTCGTTCTGCTGCGGCGCCGGCGGCGCGCGGATGTGGATGGAGGAGAAGCTCGGCACCCGCATCAACCTGAACCGCACCACCGAGGCGGTCGAGACCGGCGCCGACAAGATCGCCACCGGCTGCCCGTTCTGCCGGGTGATGCTGTCCGACGGCCTGACCGCGAAGCAGGCCGACGGGTCCGCCCGCGAGTCGGTCGAGGTCCAGGACGTCGCCCAACTGCTGCTCGCTTCGGTGAAGCGCGGCGAGTAA
- a CDS encoding alkaline phosphatase D family protein, with protein sequence MPSSRRSFLTATGAAAALALTGSLPEIKSAAAGWTGRPDKRDPFTLGVASGDPLPDAVVIWTRLAPDPLAPFGGMDRRPVDVEWQVAEDEHFRRVVRQGSTKAGPEASHSVHVDVRGLRPWRHYWYRFRVNGHLSPVGRTKTAPTADTQLNQLSLAFASCQAWWEGWYTAYADMAKRDHDVVFFLGDYIYEFGIDRGIRPHSNEPYITQQTVTLDEYRQRYAAYKTDPDLQTAHAKAPWIVTLDDHEVVDNWADEAHPSAPPAQFRVRRANAFRAYWEHMPLRLAQLPKGPDMQLYRRIKYGRLAEFNVLDTRQYRSDQAYGDGTKAPGPETADPTRTITGDAQEKWLLDGWSASQARWNVMAHQTAIARLDTKDGPEVLVPMDTWDGYEASRNRILGGAAQRKVRNLVSIAGDLHRSVASDLKLDFADPASATVGAEFVGTSITSGMDGEDLDAGGATLLRENPHMKFGNFQRGYVSCTVTPHQWVSDYRVVDKVSVQGGTVSTRAKLLVEDGRPGISEVQE encoded by the coding sequence ATGCCTAGTAGTCGACGAAGTTTCCTGACAGCAACCGGAGCGGCGGCGGCGCTCGCGCTGACCGGCAGTCTCCCGGAGATCAAGAGCGCCGCGGCCGGCTGGACCGGACGTCCGGACAAGCGCGATCCGTTCACCCTCGGCGTCGCGTCCGGCGACCCGCTGCCGGACGCGGTCGTGATCTGGACCCGGCTCGCGCCGGATCCGCTCGCGCCGTTCGGCGGCATGGATCGCCGGCCGGTCGACGTCGAGTGGCAGGTGGCGGAGGACGAGCACTTCCGCCGGGTCGTCCGCCAGGGATCGACGAAGGCCGGGCCGGAAGCGAGTCACTCGGTCCACGTCGACGTACGCGGCCTGCGTCCGTGGCGGCACTACTGGTACCGCTTCCGTGTGAACGGTCACCTCAGCCCGGTCGGCCGGACGAAGACCGCCCCGACGGCCGACACCCAGCTCAACCAGCTCTCGTTGGCGTTCGCGTCCTGCCAGGCATGGTGGGAGGGCTGGTACACGGCGTACGCCGACATGGCGAAGCGGGACCACGACGTGGTGTTCTTCCTCGGCGACTACATCTACGAGTTCGGCATCGACCGCGGGATCCGGCCGCACTCGAACGAGCCGTACATCACCCAGCAGACCGTGACGCTCGACGAGTACCGGCAGCGGTACGCGGCGTACAAGACGGACCCGGACCTGCAGACCGCGCACGCGAAGGCGCCGTGGATCGTCACGCTCGACGACCACGAGGTGGTCGACAACTGGGCCGACGAGGCGCATCCGAGCGCGCCGCCCGCGCAGTTCCGGGTACGCCGGGCCAACGCGTTCCGCGCGTACTGGGAACACATGCCGCTGCGGCTGGCGCAGTTGCCGAAGGGCCCGGACATGCAGCTCTACCGGCGGATCAAGTACGGGCGGCTAGCGGAGTTCAACGTGCTGGACACACGCCAGTACCGATCGGACCAGGCGTACGGCGACGGCACGAAGGCGCCCGGCCCGGAGACGGCCGATCCGACTCGCACGATCACCGGGGACGCGCAGGAGAAGTGGCTGCTCGACGGGTGGTCGGCGTCGCAGGCGCGCTGGAACGTGATGGCGCACCAGACCGCGATCGCCCGGCTGGACACCAAGGACGGGCCGGAGGTGCTGGTCCCGATGGACACCTGGGACGGCTACGAGGCGTCGCGGAACCGGATCCTCGGCGGCGCGGCGCAACGGAAGGTCCGCAACCTGGTCTCGATCGCCGGCGACCTGCACCGCAGCGTCGCGTCCGACCTGAAGCTGGACTTCGCCGATCCCGCCTCGGCCACGGTCGGGGCCGAGTTCGTCGGCACGTCGATCACGTCCGGGATGGACGGCGAGGACCTCGACGCGGGTGGCGCCACTTTGCTGCGGGAGAACCCGCACATGAAGTTCGGCAACTTCCAGCGCGGCTACGTCAGCTGCACCGTCACGCCCCACCAGTGGGTCTCGGACTACCGCGTCGTCGACAAGGTGTCGGTCCAGGGCGGCACCGTGAGTACCCGCGCCAAGCTCCTCGTCGAGGACGGCCGCCCCGGCATCTCGGAGGTCCAGGAATGA
- a CDS encoding galactose-binding domain-containing protein gives MNIPRQSVIAAGTLLAAALLGSSSVPKATTSDVAVSVAPEQLSVVGLPCFPGTLNLTMTNTGAQDRYADLTLDPTGPLQLSRTLFSSWLPALDPDQPVSAPVEVRVPRDTKPGSYQIGVEVDRNRLTVPVTVDPLPPKGPGDNLALGEQATASSTHGNFTLCGALDGDKDSEDWDTLTGWNDGTRAVFPDTYDVALSTPATINRVELYTLDSAKYPASLNGLKDWDVQVKTGDNWQTVAQVRGNTVGHVTSTFAPVQADAVRILCLDGNDHTYSRIVELEVYGS, from the coding sequence ATGAACATCCCCCGGCAGTCCGTGATCGCAGCCGGCACACTGCTGGCAGCCGCCCTGCTCGGCTCCAGCTCGGTGCCCAAGGCAACGACCTCCGACGTGGCGGTGAGCGTCGCCCCGGAGCAGCTGAGCGTGGTCGGTCTCCCCTGCTTCCCCGGCACCCTCAACCTCACGATGACCAACACCGGCGCGCAGGACCGGTACGCCGACCTCACGCTCGACCCGACCGGGCCGCTGCAACTGTCGCGCACGCTGTTCTCGTCGTGGCTGCCCGCCCTCGATCCCGATCAGCCGGTCTCCGCACCGGTCGAGGTCCGGGTACCGCGTGACACCAAGCCCGGCTCGTACCAGATCGGCGTCGAGGTCGACCGGAACCGGCTGACCGTCCCGGTGACCGTCGACCCGCTGCCGCCGAAGGGCCCCGGCGACAACCTCGCCCTCGGCGAGCAGGCAACCGCATCATCCACGCACGGCAACTTCACCCTCTGCGGCGCCCTCGACGGCGACAAGGACTCCGAGGACTGGGACACTCTGACCGGCTGGAACGACGGCACCCGGGCAGTCTTCCCCGACACGTACGACGTCGCGCTGTCCACCCCCGCGACCATCAACCGGGTAGAGCTGTACACCCTCGACTCGGCGAAGTACCCGGCCAGCCTGAACGGCCTGAAGGACTGGGACGTCCAGGTCAAGACCGGCGACAACTGGCAGACCGTGGCCCAGGTCCGCGGCAACACGGTGGGCCATGTCACGTCGACGTTCGCCCCCGTCCAAGCAGACGCCGTCCGCATCCTCTGCCTCGACGGCAACGACCACACCTACTCCCGCATCGTCGAACTAGAGGTCTACGGAAGCTGA
- a CDS encoding MarR family winged helix-turn-helix transcriptional regulator → MATDTSDAVDNLEKELVTLARRLRGLQRTLSDEAHPDLEPAQYALLNHVEELAPVRMADLVAALEVDKGPVSRACARLEEEGLLKRAADKSDARATLLTLTAAGKRKLTAARKKRHKVIEDLLKDWSPAQVKTFATQVSKFNKLSD, encoded by the coding sequence GTGGCAACAGACACAAGTGACGCGGTGGACAACCTGGAGAAGGAACTCGTCACGTTGGCACGGCGGCTGCGCGGTCTGCAGCGGACGCTGTCCGACGAGGCGCACCCGGACCTGGAGCCGGCGCAGTACGCGTTGCTGAACCACGTCGAGGAGCTGGCGCCGGTGCGGATGGCCGACCTGGTGGCAGCGCTCGAGGTGGACAAGGGTCCGGTCAGCCGGGCCTGCGCGCGACTCGAGGAAGAGGGTCTGCTGAAGCGTGCCGCCGACAAGTCGGACGCGCGGGCGACCCTGCTGACACTGACCGCGGCCGGCAAGCGCAAGCTGACGGCGGCCCGGAAGAAGCGGCACAAGGTGATCGAGGATCTGCTCAAGGACTGGTCGCCGGCGCAGGTGAAGACCTTCGCCACCCAGGTGTCGAAGTTCAACAAGCTGTCCGACTGA
- the dcd gene encoding dCTP deaminase: MLLSDRDILAELDAKRVQLDPFDAAMVQPSSVDVRLDRFFRVFENHRYPHIDPADEQPDLTRLVEPDGEEPFILHPGEFVLGSTYELITLPDDVAARLEGKSSLGRLGLLTHSTAGFIDPGFSGHVTLELSNVATLPIKLWPGMKIGQLCFFRLSSPAEHPYGSEKYGSRYQGQRGPTPSRSYRNFHRTDV; the protein is encoded by the coding sequence GTGCTGCTCTCCGACCGTGACATCCTGGCCGAGCTCGACGCGAAGCGGGTCCAGCTGGATCCGTTCGATGCTGCGATGGTGCAGCCGTCGAGTGTCGACGTACGGCTGGACCGGTTCTTCCGGGTTTTCGAGAACCACAGGTACCCGCATATCGACCCGGCCGACGAACAGCCCGATCTGACCCGGCTGGTCGAACCGGACGGCGAGGAGCCGTTCATCCTGCATCCCGGTGAGTTCGTCCTGGGATCGACGTACGAGCTGATCACGCTCCCCGACGACGTCGCCGCCCGCCTCGAGGGCAAGTCGTCGCTCGGCCGGCTCGGCCTGCTCACGCACTCGACGGCCGGTTTCATCGACCCCGGCTTCTCCGGGCACGTGACGCTCGAGCTCTCGAACGTCGCGACGCTGCCGATCAAGCTGTGGCCCGGCATGAAGATCGGCCAGCTGTGCTTCTTCCGGCTGTCCTCCCCCGCCGAACACCCGTACGGCTCGGAGAAGTACGGCTCCCGTTACCAGGGCCAGCGCGGCCCGACGCCGTCCCGCTCCTACCGCAACTTCCATCGCACCGACGTCTGA
- a CDS encoding DUF4097 family beta strand repeat-containing protein: MSSSTQYIDDEKQRIDRIRIEIGSGLVEIRSNPDGEGTVVSMDVEDGPEEDVIFEVVDGELIIEGPRNVRRGPEIQVRIATSAVLEARVKTGSGDISSDVPLGPARLSTGSGDVQLTRVEGELGVNTGSGDVKVEEVTGAVKASTGSGSIDIDEAGDALGLSTGSGDVTIGDANGPTSVKVGSGDITIERIRDHSVATSGSGDVTVEIADGPSVQAETARGDVRIGVPAGLPAYLDLKTVTGQIRCDLEPGQKPAEGERALMLRARTVSGDITVVKV, encoded by the coding sequence ATGAGCTCCAGTACTCAGTACATCGACGACGAGAAGCAGCGGATCGATCGGATCCGGATCGAGATCGGCTCCGGCCTGGTCGAGATCAGGTCCAACCCGGACGGCGAGGGGACCGTGGTCTCCATGGATGTCGAGGACGGTCCTGAGGAGGATGTGATCTTCGAGGTCGTCGACGGTGAGCTCATCATCGAGGGGCCGCGCAACGTTCGCCGCGGACCGGAGATCCAGGTCCGGATCGCCACCTCGGCGGTCCTCGAGGCCCGGGTGAAGACCGGCTCCGGAGACATCAGCTCGGACGTGCCGCTCGGCCCGGCCCGGTTGTCGACCGGCTCCGGCGACGTACAGCTGACCCGGGTCGAGGGCGAACTGGGGGTCAACACCGGCAGCGGCGACGTCAAGGTCGAGGAGGTCACCGGCGCGGTCAAGGCCAGCACCGGTTCCGGCTCGATCGACATCGACGAGGCCGGCGACGCGCTCGGCCTGAGCACCGGCTCCGGTGACGTCACGATCGGCGACGCCAACGGTCCCACCTCCGTCAAGGTCGGCTCGGGTGACATCACCATCGAGCGGATCCGCGACCACTCGGTCGCCACCTCCGGTTCCGGCGACGTGACGGTCGAGATCGCCGACGGGCCGAGCGTCCAGGCCGAGACGGCCCGCGGCGACGTCCGGATCGGGGTCCCCGCCGGACTCCCGGCGTACCTGGACCTGAAGACCGTCACCGGGCAGATCCGGTGTGACCTCGAGCCCGGCCAGAAGCCGGCCGAGGGGGAGCGCGCCCTGATGCTGCGGGCCCGCACCGTCTCCGGCGACATCACCGTCGTCAAGGTCTGA
- a CDS encoding SDR family NAD(P)-dependent oxidoreductase: protein MSRGVLITGASRGVGAATAQAFARVGDRVVLHCRGAVDRAEEIRAGLPGDGHSVIAADLGDPAAIPALVDESASALGRIDVLVNNAAMFVDEPVGGSRRIGHPLAETSYDEWVATWRRTLAVNLEGAAHVTWCVGRQMLDTDPADGVQRGAIVNVGSRGAYRGEPDVPAYGASKAGLHSLGQSLAASLAPSDISVTSIAPGFIATDMTQTFLAGPGGDAIRAQSPFDRVATAEEVGDAIFWLASPQANWASGAVLDFNGASYLH from the coding sequence GTGTCCAGAGGAGTACTCATCACCGGTGCATCCAGAGGTGTCGGCGCAGCCACCGCGCAGGCGTTCGCGCGCGTCGGCGACCGGGTCGTGCTGCACTGCCGGGGCGCGGTCGACCGCGCCGAGGAGATCCGGGCCGGACTGCCCGGCGACGGTCATTCCGTGATCGCCGCAGACCTCGGCGATCCGGCCGCAATCCCTGCCCTGGTTGACGAATCGGCCTCTGCGCTCGGGCGGATCGACGTGCTCGTGAACAACGCGGCGATGTTCGTCGACGAGCCGGTCGGCGGTTCGCGCCGGATCGGTCACCCGTTGGCCGAGACGTCGTACGACGAATGGGTCGCGACCTGGCGCCGGACACTGGCCGTCAACCTCGAGGGAGCGGCGCACGTGACGTGGTGCGTGGGGCGGCAGATGCTCGACACCGACCCCGCGGACGGCGTACAACGGGGCGCGATCGTCAATGTGGGATCGCGCGGCGCCTACCGCGGCGAGCCCGACGTGCCGGCGTACGGCGCCTCGAAGGCCGGACTGCACTCCCTGGGACAGTCACTGGCGGCATCGCTGGCGCCATCTGACATCAGCGTGACGTCAATTGCGCCCGGATTCATCGCCACCGACATGACGCAGACCTTCCTGGCCGGTCCTGGCGGCGACGCGATCCGGGCGCAGAGCCCGTTCGACCGCGTCGCCACCGCCGAGGAGGTCGGGGACGCGATCTTCTGGCTCGCCTCACCCCAGGCGAACTGGGCGAGCGGCGCGGTCCTCGACTTCAACGGGGCGTCGTACCTGCACTGA